The following coding sequences lie in one Pseudomonas monsensis genomic window:
- the hldE gene encoding bifunctional D-glycero-beta-D-manno-heptose-7-phosphate kinase/D-glycero-beta-D-manno-heptose 1-phosphate adenylyltransferase HldE, translating to MKLSMPRFDQAPVLVVGDVMLDRYWHGGTSRISPEAPVPVVKVEQIEDRPGGAANVALNIAALGAPASLVGVTGDDEAADSLSNSLKGAGVRALFQRIAHQPTIVKLRVMSRHQQLLRIDFEEPFATDALALGTQVDDLLEGIKVLVLSDYGKGALKNHQALIQAARAKNIPVLADPKGKDFTIYRGASLLTPNLSEFETIVGGCADEHELVSKGAALMHDLELGALLVTRGEHGMTLLRPDHPALHLPARAREVFDVTGAGDTVISTLAAAIAAGEELPHAVALANLAAGIVVGKLGTAAISAPELRRAIQREEGSERGVLGLEQLVLAVADARAHNERIVFTNGCFDILHAGHVTYLEQARAQGDRLIVAVNDDASVSRLKGPGRPINSVDRRMAVLAGLGAVDWVISFPEGTPENLLREVKPDVLVKGGDYGIDQVVGADIVTAYGGTVKVLGLVENSSTTAIVEKIRSR from the coding sequence ATGAAGTTGTCCATGCCGCGTTTCGATCAAGCCCCGGTCTTGGTAGTCGGCGATGTCATGCTCGACCGTTACTGGCATGGCGGAACCTCACGGATTTCCCCTGAGGCGCCGGTGCCGGTGGTCAAGGTCGAGCAGATCGAAGATCGTCCGGGCGGTGCCGCGAACGTTGCCTTGAACATTGCCGCGCTGGGTGCGCCGGCGTCCCTGGTCGGTGTGACCGGTGACGACGAAGCCGCCGACAGCCTGAGCAACAGTCTCAAGGGAGCGGGCGTACGCGCCCTGTTTCAGCGCATTGCGCATCAGCCAACCATCGTCAAGCTGCGGGTCATGAGCCGGCACCAGCAATTGCTGCGTATCGACTTCGAAGAACCGTTCGCCACCGACGCCCTGGCGCTCGGCACACAGGTCGACGACCTGCTCGAAGGCATCAAGGTGCTGGTCCTTTCCGACTACGGCAAAGGTGCGCTGAAAAACCATCAGGCCCTGATCCAGGCGGCCCGGGCGAAAAACATACCGGTGCTGGCCGACCCGAAGGGCAAGGACTTCACCATCTACCGCGGGGCCAGCCTGCTCACGCCAAACCTCAGCGAGTTCGAGACCATCGTCGGCGGTTGTGCCGATGAGCACGAACTGGTGAGCAAGGGCGCGGCGCTGATGCACGACCTCGAGCTCGGTGCGCTGCTGGTGACCCGTGGCGAACACGGCATGACCCTGCTGCGTCCGGATCACCCGGCCTTGCACCTGCCGGCCCGTGCCCGCGAAGTGTTCGATGTCACCGGTGCCGGTGACACGGTCATTTCTACCCTGGCCGCCGCAATCGCCGCCGGTGAAGAGTTGCCCCACGCCGTCGCGCTGGCCAATCTGGCCGCCGGCATTGTGGTGGGCAAACTCGGTACGGCTGCCATCAGTGCGCCGGAACTGCGTCGCGCCATTCAGCGTGAAGAAGGCTCCGAGCGTGGTGTTCTGGGCCTCGAGCAATTGGTGCTGGCCGTGGCCGACGCCCGGGCACACAACGAACGGATTGTCTTCACCAACGGCTGTTTCGACATCCTGCATGCCGGGCATGTGACCTATCTGGAACAGGCGCGGGCCCAGGGCGATCGGCTGATTGTCGCGGTCAACGACGACGCCTCGGTCAGCCGCCTGAAAGGGCCGGGCCGCCCGATCAACAGTGTCGACCGGCGCATGGCCGTACTGGCAGGCCTCGGGGCAGTGGACTGGGTGATCAGTTTCCCCGAAGGCACTCCGGAAAACCTGCTGCGTGAAGTCAAGCCGGATGTGCTGGTCAAGGGGGGCGACTACGGGATTGATCAGGTAGTCGGTGCTGATATCGTGACCGCGTATGGTGGCACGGTGAAAGTGCTTGGACTGGTGGAAAACAGCTCGACAACTGCGATTGTCGAGAAGATTCGCAGTCGTTGA
- a CDS encoding glycosyltransferase: MKVMLLVMDEQRVILDRLYDIVQQNCDECLIYRLSKQQQLNLGSFLASVDYQTFDRVVIFSRVKRLATQLQVLKCIPGLIFLEHDAYQNYMPASKYRGVYSRLYRRLPSCRALVSGAVVARKMLAEGIDTVFVSKGYDEQMLRNTGAVRDIPLGFLGSLKSTEYAQRKALLESLSKRTGMLVTRTQSGAEYLETLNRIKIFVSADIGMNEFMIKNFEAMACGCVLLAWSQGEEDQLLGFEDMHNTVFYRSEDEAVEKIKLLQDNPELAEGIARNGQAFAESRYSFARVGQALATEIQREMRPWQPPSAFTRFWVKLRYGMKVPV, from the coding sequence ATGAAAGTCATGCTCCTGGTGATGGACGAACAGCGGGTCATTCTCGACCGGCTCTACGACATCGTGCAGCAGAACTGTGATGAGTGTTTGATCTATCGTTTGAGCAAGCAGCAGCAGTTGAATCTGGGCTCGTTTCTGGCTTCGGTGGATTACCAGACCTTCGACCGCGTGGTGATTTTCTCCCGGGTCAAGCGTCTGGCCACGCAACTGCAGGTGCTCAAATGCATCCCCGGGCTGATCTTCCTCGAGCACGACGCCTATCAGAACTACATGCCGGCGAGTAAGTATCGCGGCGTGTATTCGCGTCTTTATCGCCGTTTGCCAAGTTGCCGGGCGCTGGTGTCCGGTGCCGTCGTTGCCCGCAAGATGCTGGCCGAAGGCATCGACACGGTGTTCGTTTCCAAAGGTTATGACGAGCAGATGCTGCGCAACACCGGTGCGGTGCGCGACATTCCGCTCGGCTTTCTCGGCAGCCTGAAAAGCACCGAGTACGCCCAGCGCAAGGCACTGCTGGAGTCGCTCTCCAAGCGCACCGGCATGCTGGTCACCCGCACCCAGTCGGGCGCGGAATACCTGGAGACGCTCAACCGCATCAAGATCTTCGTCAGCGCCGACATCGGCATGAACGAGTTCATGATCAAGAACTTCGAAGCCATGGCCTGTGGGTGCGTGTTGCTGGCGTGGAGTCAGGGCGAAGAGGATCAGTTGCTGGGCTTCGAGGACATGCACAACACGGTGTTCTATCGCAGCGAAGACGAGGCGGTGGAGAAGATCAAACTGCTGCAGGACAACCCCGAGCTGGCCGAAGGTATTGCCCGCAATGGCCAGGCGTTTGCCGAAAGTCGCTATTCCTTCGCCCGTGTCGGTCAGGCCCTCGCCACCGAAATCCAGCGCGAAATGCGCCCATGGCAGCCGCCTTCGGCGTTCACCCGGTTCTGGGTGAAGTTGCGCTACGGCATGAAGGTGCCGGTCTGA
- a CDS encoding metal ABC transporter ATPase, translating to MPRTLIRKNPSNFKTLPLFVEATPDGLAYQSVGMPLNFAQTLQRRKPVSVADTERFSLELANLGVSVRLTLHWQNRDYWVLVRQRRQDRGDVVLKLISGYVPAHELNIPLHTAIQEIAEECLLETPEGWLGGRFNDTWLPAPYASALHYREALPFRLTPLSGSARPIRCANLQLVERPRAYVHLPTASLQLIYDLRLDVPKEAKSLSLFHVDERLEGDQLVARLDRKRPDLYLMPLKDGAPLAELYTLKRDKLVPAGTRGLYLAESFATQTGWVVREERIRWKDWLVQQGLQPAKAPRQGLKQLSIKALRLVGLGKKRASK from the coding sequence ATGCCGCGCACGCTCATCAGAAAGAACCCGAGCAACTTCAAGACCCTGCCCCTGTTCGTCGAAGCCACGCCCGACGGCTTGGCCTATCAGAGCGTCGGCATGCCGCTGAACTTCGCCCAGACGTTGCAGCGACGCAAACCGGTGAGTGTCGCCGACACCGAACGCTTCTCGCTGGAGCTGGCCAATCTCGGGGTCTCGGTGCGTCTGACCCTGCACTGGCAGAATCGCGATTACTGGGTGCTGGTGCGCCAGCGGCGGCAGGATCGCGGCGACGTGGTACTGAAACTGATTTCCGGTTATGTGCCGGCTCACGAACTGAACATTCCGCTGCACACGGCCATTCAGGAAATCGCTGAAGAGTGCCTGCTGGAGACGCCGGAAGGCTGGCTCGGGGGGCGCTTCAACGACACCTGGCTGCCGGCGCCCTACGCCTCGGCCCTGCACTATCGCGAGGCGTTGCCGTTTCGCCTGACCCCGTTGTCCGGATCGGCGCGGCCGATACGTTGCGCCAATCTGCAATTGGTCGAACGGCCGCGGGCTTATGTACATCTGCCGACGGCATCGCTGCAATTGATCTACGACCTGCGCCTGGACGTGCCCAAGGAAGCCAAATCCCTGAGCCTGTTTCATGTCGATGAACGTCTGGAGGGCGATCAACTGGTCGCGCGGCTGGACCGCAAACGCCCGGATCTGTACCTGATGCCGCTCAAGGATGGCGCGCCGCTGGCCGAGCTCTACACCCTCAAGCGCGACAAACTTGTGCCGGCCGGCACGCGTGGCCTGTATCTGGCCGAAAGCTTCGCCACGCAGACCGGCTGGGTCGTGCGCGAAGAGCGAATTCGCTGGAAGGACTGGCTGGTGCAACAGGGCCTGCAACCGGCGAAAGCCCCGCGTCAGGGCCTCAAGCAGTTGAGCATCAAGGCGCTGCGGCTGGTCGGTCTGGGCAAAAAGCGCGCGAGCAAATAG
- a CDS encoding aldo/keto reductase: MSIATLHDLHRPLGSTGLTVSPLGLGTVKLGRDQGVKYPNGFQIPDDEAARMLLRQARELGINLIDTAPAYGRSEERLGPLLRGQREDWVIVSKVGEEFADGLSRHDFSAAHTRRSVERSLQRLETDSIDLVLVHSDGNDMAILEHEEVYATLAALKAEGKIRGFGFSGKTVEGGLKALEQGDCAMVTYNLNEQNEKAVIDYAAAHGKAILVKKALASGHVCLSPGVDPVRASFELLFAKPGVASAIVGTINPLHLAHNVATVARVLRGH, from the coding sequence ATGAGTATCGCGACTCTGCATGATCTCCATCGCCCATTGGGCAGCACCGGCCTGACGGTTTCGCCGCTGGGCCTGGGCACAGTGAAACTGGGCCGCGACCAAGGCGTGAAATACCCCAACGGGTTCCAGATTCCCGATGACGAGGCTGCGCGCATGCTGCTCAGGCAGGCACGCGAGCTGGGCATCAACCTGATCGACACCGCGCCGGCTTACGGCCGCAGCGAAGAACGCCTCGGCCCGCTGCTGCGTGGCCAGCGCGAGGACTGGGTGATCGTCAGCAAGGTCGGCGAGGAATTTGCCGACGGCCTGTCGCGCCACGACTTCAGCGCGGCGCACACGCGCAGGTCAGTGGAACGCAGCCTGCAACGTCTGGAAACGGATTCTATCGACCTGGTCCTGGTGCACTCTGACGGCAATGACATGGCCATCCTCGAACACGAAGAGGTCTACGCCACGCTGGCGGCGCTCAAGGCCGAGGGCAAGATTCGCGGCTTCGGCTTCTCCGGCAAAACCGTCGAAGGCGGGCTCAAGGCGCTGGAGCAAGGGGACTGCGCGATGGTCACCTACAATCTGAACGAACAGAACGAGAAGGCAGTCATTGACTATGCTGCTGCCCACGGCAAAGCCATTCTGGTGAAGAAAGCCCTGGCCAGCGGCCACGTGTGCCTGAGCCCGGGAGTGGATCCGGTGCGTGCCAGCTTCGAGTTGCTGTTTGCGAAGCCTGGCGTGGCCAGTGCTATTGTCGGAACGATCAATCCGCTGCACCTCGCCCATAACGTTGCGACCGTTGCCCGGGTCCTTCGTGGTCACTGA
- a CDS encoding NAD(P)/FAD-dependent oxidoreductase — protein sequence MPSVISTDVLIVGAGVAGLWLNARLRRQGFATVLVESASLGGGQTVKSQGIIHGGAKYALHGALTGASEAIADMPRRWREALAGHGELDLSGVRLLSEAHYLWSPGTLAGNLTSFFASKAVRGRVDQVKGEQLPPALQDKRFKGKVYRLAELVVDVPSLIARLADLAGDGLLAGQTIEPLLEAGVLVGLQVDGREIRAQRIVLSAGAGTAQLLEALGLSQPAMQRRPLHMIIAKGPGLKPLYAHCLGGGTKPRITVTTHPAADGQWVWYMGGDIAESEGVAREPAEQIATAQKEIAQLLPWIDLGTTQWATLRVDRAEPLQTGLTRPDNAFLADEGRLLVGWPTKLALAPDFADRVIASLQRDGIQPHATEPLPALPKPPMGIAAWEQLLP from the coding sequence ATGCCATCCGTTATTTCCACCGACGTTCTGATTGTCGGCGCTGGTGTCGCCGGCCTCTGGCTGAACGCGCGTCTGCGCCGTCAGGGGTTTGCGACCGTGCTGGTGGAAAGCGCCAGCCTCGGCGGCGGGCAGACAGTGAAGTCGCAGGGCATCATCCACGGCGGCGCCAAGTACGCGTTGCACGGCGCCCTGACCGGCGCCTCCGAAGCCATCGCCGACATGCCGCGCCGCTGGCGTGAAGCCCTCGCCGGCCATGGCGAGCTGGACCTGTCCGGCGTGCGCCTGCTGTCCGAGGCTCATTACCTGTGGTCACCCGGCACCCTGGCCGGCAACCTCACCAGTTTCTTCGCCAGCAAGGCCGTGCGTGGCCGGGTCGATCAGGTCAAGGGCGAGCAATTGCCGCCGGCCCTGCAAGACAAGCGCTTCAAGGGCAAGGTCTACCGCCTCGCCGAACTGGTGGTGGATGTGCCGAGCCTGATTGCGCGCCTGGCCGATCTGGCCGGTGACGGCCTGCTCGCCGGGCAAACCATCGAGCCGCTGCTGGAGGCGGGAGTGCTGGTCGGTCTGCAGGTCGACGGTCGCGAGATCCGCGCCCAGCGCATCGTCCTCAGCGCTGGCGCCGGTACCGCGCAACTGCTTGAGGCCCTGGGCCTGAGCCAGCCGGCCATGCAGCGCCGGCCGCTGCACATGATCATCGCCAAAGGCCCGGGGCTGAAACCGCTCTACGCCCATTGCCTGGGCGGCGGCACCAAGCCGCGCATCACCGTGACCACCCACCCGGCCGCTGACGGTCAGTGGGTCTGGTACATGGGCGGTGACATCGCCGAAAGCGAAGGTGTCGCCCGCGAGCCCGCCGAGCAGATCGCCACCGCGCAAAAGGAAATCGCGCAATTGCTACCGTGGATCGACCTTGGCACCACGCAATGGGCGACGCTGCGGGTCGACCGTGCCGAGCCGCTGCAAACCGGCCTGACACGTCCGGATAACGCGTTCCTCGCTGACGAGGGCCGCTTGCTGGTGGGCTGGCCGACGAAACTGGCACTGGCACCGGACTTTGCCGACCGCGTGATCGCCTCCTTGCAGCGCGACGGCATCCAGCCACATGCCACCGAACCCCTGCCGGCACTGCCGAAACCACCGATGGGCATTGCTGCCTGGGAGCAACTGCTGCCATGA
- a CDS encoding DMT family transporter, with translation MNAYVYLTIAICAEVIATVSMKAVKGISTPLPLILVIVGYGIAFWMLTLVVRSVPVGVAYAVWAGMGIVLVSIAALFIYGQKLDVPAMLGMALIVLGVVVIQLFSKTAGH, from the coding sequence ATGAACGCCTACGTCTATCTGACCATTGCCATTTGCGCCGAAGTGATCGCCACCGTGTCGATGAAAGCGGTCAAAGGCATCAGCACACCACTGCCGCTGATTCTGGTGATCGTCGGTTATGGCATCGCCTTCTGGATGCTGACCCTGGTGGTACGCTCCGTACCGGTGGGTGTGGCCTACGCCGTCTGGGCGGGCATGGGGATCGTGCTGGTCAGCATCGCGGCGCTGTTCATTTATGGGCAGAAGCTGGACGTGCCGGCGATGCTGGGGATGGCATTGATTGTCCTCGGTGTGGTGGTCATCCAGCTGTTCTCCAAGACCGCCGGGCATTGA
- a CDS encoding LysR family transcriptional regulator: protein MQWNLDQLRVFVDVAEQRSFSAVARRQRKAQSAISSAIAMLEDDLGVSLFERSSGRQPSLTEAGEALLEEAREVLRQCERLNGRAMAMLRGQEAQLRVAQDEAMPYQALVESFGALAEQFPSLEVQLTSAAQGEVARKLVERRADLGLLFYHDEIPEALERRVLGSVEMVTVCGINHPLAAQSYVTCQQLAQHRQLLMSTQTSVYPGNEPASPQVWRADSFYVMAEWLVRDLGWAWLPRHVVQYSAYQGLMVELDSEWTPPALVVELVWRRDEPLGPAARWLAERFAVHLRAIGDKSR, encoded by the coding sequence ATGCAGTGGAATCTTGATCAGCTCCGAGTGTTTGTCGACGTCGCCGAACAGCGTTCGTTTTCTGCCGTTGCGCGCCGGCAGCGCAAGGCGCAATCGGCAATCAGCAGCGCGATTGCGATGCTTGAGGATGACCTGGGCGTCAGCCTGTTCGAGCGTAGCAGCGGTCGCCAGCCCTCGCTCACCGAAGCCGGCGAGGCACTGCTGGAAGAGGCGCGGGAAGTCTTGCGTCAGTGCGAGCGTCTCAACGGCCGGGCAATGGCGATGCTGCGTGGCCAGGAAGCACAGTTGCGCGTGGCGCAGGACGAAGCGATGCCCTATCAGGCGCTGGTGGAAAGTTTCGGCGCACTGGCCGAGCAGTTTCCGAGTCTGGAGGTGCAGTTGACCAGCGCCGCCCAGGGCGAAGTCGCGCGCAAACTGGTGGAGCGCCGGGCCGATCTCGGTCTGTTGTTTTACCACGATGAAATTCCCGAGGCGCTGGAGCGCCGGGTGCTCGGCAGTGTGGAAATGGTCACCGTGTGCGGCATCAACCATCCGCTGGCGGCGCAGTCCTACGTGACCTGTCAGCAGTTGGCGCAGCACCGGCAATTGCTGATGTCGACGCAAACCAGTGTCTACCCCGGCAATGAGCCGGCCAGCCCGCAGGTGTGGCGCGCTGACAGTTTCTACGTGATGGCCGAATGGCTGGTGCGCGATCTCGGTTGGGCCTGGCTGCCACGGCATGTGGTGCAGTATTCCGCCTATCAGGGCCTGATGGTCGAACTGGACAGCGAATGGACACCGCCAGCACTGGTGGTGGAACTGGTCTGGCGCCGCGATGAACCGCTGGGGCCGGCGGCGCGCTGGCTGGCTGAACGTTTTGCCGTGCACTTGCGGGCGATCGGCGATAAAAGTCGATAA
- the waaA gene encoding lipid IV(A) 3-deoxy-D-manno-octulosonic acid transferase, which translates to MNRTLYTALFYLGLPLVAIRLWLRSRKAPAYAKRIGERFSYGMPSLQPGGIWVHAVSVGESIAAAPMIRALLQRYPQLPITVTCMTPTGSERIHALFGDEPRIQHCYLPYDVPCAAARFLDRAQPKLAVIMETELWPNHIHQCAKRGIPVALANGRLSERSARGYGRFSKLTAPMLAEMSFFAVQTEAEAQRFRDLGARPETVEVTGSIKFDLTIDPQLLQRANALRGQWQALERPVWIAASTHEGEDAVVLDAHRRLLTNYPNALLILVPRHPERFNSVFELCQREGFATVRRSTGANVESHTSVLLGDTMGELLFLYALADSAFVGGSLVPNGGHNLLEPAALAKPVLSGPHLFNFLDIAAQLREAGALAEVDDAEGLAVEVQRLFELPRDAQRMAEAGLAVMRRNQGALQRLLDGLGRLIR; encoded by the coding sequence ATGAATAGAACTCTCTACACCGCGCTGTTTTACCTGGGGCTGCCATTGGTGGCGATTCGGCTGTGGCTGCGCTCGCGCAAGGCCCCGGCGTATGCCAAGCGGATTGGCGAGCGCTTCTCTTACGGGATGCCGTCACTGCAGCCCGGCGGGATCTGGGTGCACGCCGTTTCGGTGGGCGAAAGCATTGCCGCCGCGCCAATGATTCGCGCCTTGCTGCAACGTTATCCACAGCTGCCGATTACCGTGACCTGCATGACCCCGACCGGTTCGGAACGGATTCATGCCTTGTTCGGCGACGAGCCGCGCATTCAGCATTGCTACCTGCCTTACGACGTGCCGTGTGCGGCGGCGCGCTTTCTTGATCGGGCACAGCCGAAACTGGCGGTGATCATGGAAACCGAACTGTGGCCCAACCACATTCATCAATGCGCCAAACGCGGGATACCGGTGGCGCTGGCCAACGGCCGACTGTCCGAACGTTCGGCCCGGGGTTATGGCCGCTTCAGCAAACTGACCGCGCCGATGCTGGCGGAAATGAGTTTTTTCGCGGTACAGACCGAAGCCGAAGCCCAGCGCTTTCGTGATCTGGGGGCACGGCCGGAGACAGTCGAGGTTACCGGTTCGATCAAGTTCGACCTGACCATCGACCCGCAACTGCTGCAACGCGCCAACGCACTGCGCGGCCAATGGCAGGCGCTGGAACGCCCGGTGTGGATCGCCGCCAGTACCCACGAGGGTGAGGACGCAGTGGTGCTCGACGCCCATCGTCGTCTGCTGACGAACTACCCGAATGCGCTGCTGATTCTGGTGCCGCGCCATCCCGAGCGCTTCAACTCGGTGTTCGAGTTGTGCCAGCGTGAAGGCTTTGCCACGGTGCGCCGTTCGACCGGTGCCAACGTCGAGTCACACACCTCGGTGCTGCTCGGTGACACCATGGGCGAGTTGCTGTTTCTCTATGCGTTGGCCGACAGCGCTTTCGTCGGCGGCAGTCTGGTGCCGAACGGCGGGCATAACTTGCTGGAGCCGGCGGCCCTGGCCAAACCGGTGCTCAGCGGCCCGCACCTGTTCAATTTCCTCGACATCGCCGCGCAGTTGCGCGAAGCCGGCGCGCTGGCGGAAGTGGATGATGCCGAAGGGTTGGCGGTGGAAGTGCAGCGCCTGTTCGAATTGCCGCGCGATGCCCAGCGCATGGCCGAGGCCGGGCTGGCGGTGATGCGCCGCAATCAGGGGGCGTTACAGCGCTTGCTGGACGGGCTGGGCAGACTGATTCGCTGA
- a CDS encoding type VI secretion system Vgr family protein: MFRSANAAHFALQIPAIRHDFQVLAFNGTEAISTLYTFHIELVSEHPDFDLERLLSQPAFLQFGHNGEGIHGRIEDVLVGEAGKRLTRYHLTLVPALHYLQFSHDQRIFQQRTVPQIIAQVLKGHGIQGDAFTFHVTANPPRDYCTQYGESDLEFIQRLCAEDGIAWHHQHSADGHLLVFTDDQVFLPTLGATPYQQDSGMVAEHPVVSRFSVRKSTRTSTVTRRDYDLKRPSLLIESRFTAEFTPTLEDYRYPLLIENEKSGKQWARQALERHRSDYELGQGQSDQANLRCGHLFELTEHPRKSCNDLWLLLSVSHTGRQPQVLEEAITSDTKDTDGFTQGYRNTFSVIPAEVVFRAPLPTPRRPLVCQTARVTGPPGEEIYCDEYGRVRCEFNWDRAELNSERSSCWIRVSSSWAGEGFGSVTIPRIGMEVVVTFLEGNPDKPLITGCVPNKVKSAPCTLPEQKTRTVLRSHSSPHTGGYNELMIEDRAGQEKIYLRAERDFEQLILNDSHNQIRRDRFEQVDNHSTSLIKADERHTTDGTRNTVIGRDDLLSIRGNSSTTAQGTLVIQAGPHARVTASQVVIDAGTSLTLTAGGHHLVINAGGIFSSVAIVEGGAPMTGVAPQTALAAVPDDSQVLIALSITPQIAALAQAAEQAASVCAVCEKLAQVNA; encoded by the coding sequence ATGTTCCGGTCGGCCAATGCCGCGCATTTTGCGTTGCAGATTCCTGCTATCCGTCACGACTTTCAGGTGCTGGCGTTCAATGGCACCGAAGCGATCAGCACCCTCTATACCTTCCACATCGAACTGGTTAGCGAGCACCCGGATTTCGATCTGGAGCGCCTGCTCAGCCAGCCTGCGTTTTTGCAGTTTGGCCACAACGGTGAAGGTATTCATGGGCGTATCGAAGACGTCCTGGTCGGTGAGGCCGGCAAGCGCCTGACCCGTTATCACCTGACGCTGGTGCCGGCGCTGCATTACTTGCAGTTCAGCCACGATCAGCGGATTTTCCAGCAGCGCACGGTGCCGCAGATCATCGCGCAGGTACTCAAGGGACATGGCATTCAGGGTGATGCCTTTACCTTTCATGTCACGGCGAACCCGCCGCGTGATTACTGCACTCAGTACGGCGAATCCGATCTGGAATTCATCCAGCGCCTGTGCGCCGAAGACGGCATCGCCTGGCATCACCAGCACTCGGCGGACGGCCATTTGCTGGTGTTCACCGACGATCAGGTGTTTCTGCCCACCCTTGGCGCCACGCCGTATCAGCAAGATAGCGGGATGGTTGCGGAGCATCCGGTGGTCAGCCGTTTCAGCGTGCGCAAAAGCACACGCACCAGCACCGTTACTCGCCGCGACTATGACCTCAAACGGCCGAGTCTGCTGATCGAAAGCCGCTTCACCGCCGAGTTCACCCCGACGCTGGAGGATTACCGCTATCCGCTGTTGATCGAGAACGAAAAGTCCGGCAAGCAATGGGCCCGGCAGGCGCTGGAGCGCCATCGCAGCGACTATGAATTGGGCCAGGGTCAAAGCGATCAGGCAAATCTGCGCTGCGGCCATCTGTTCGAACTGACCGAACACCCGCGCAAAAGCTGTAATGATCTGTGGCTGTTGCTCAGCGTATCTCACACTGGGCGACAGCCTCAGGTGCTTGAGGAAGCGATTACCAGCGACACGAAAGACACCGACGGTTTCACTCAGGGGTATCGCAACACCTTCAGCGTGATTCCTGCCGAGGTGGTGTTTCGTGCGCCGCTGCCGACACCGCGTCGTCCGCTGGTCTGCCAGACCGCACGGGTCACGGGGCCTCCCGGTGAAGAAATCTATTGCGACGAATATGGCCGAGTGAGGTGCGAATTCAACTGGGACCGCGCCGAACTCAACAGCGAGCGCAGCAGTTGCTGGATTCGGGTGTCGTCGAGTTGGGCCGGGGAAGGCTTCGGTTCGGTGACGATTCCACGCATCGGCATGGAAGTGGTGGTGACCTTTCTCGAAGGTAATCCGGACAAACCGCTGATCACCGGTTGTGTGCCCAACAAGGTCAAGTCTGCGCCCTGCACCTTGCCCGAGCAGAAGACCCGAACCGTACTGCGCAGCCACAGTTCACCGCACACCGGCGGTTACAACGAACTGATGATCGAAGACCGCGCCGGCCAGGAAAAAATCTACCTGCGCGCCGAACGTGATTTCGAACAACTGATCCTCAACGACAGCCACAACCAAATCCGCCGCGACCGTTTCGAGCAGGTGGACAACCACAGCACCAGCCTGATCAAGGCTGACGAGCGCCACACCACCGACGGTACGCGCAACACGGTGATCGGCCGCGACGACCTGCTCAGCATCAGAGGCAACAGCAGCACCACGGCGCAAGGCACGCTGGTGATTCAGGCCGGCCCGCATGCGCGGGTTACGGCCAGTCAGGTGGTGATTGATGCCGGCACGAGCCTGACGCTGACTGCTGGCGGCCATCACCTCGTGATCAATGCGGGCGGGATCTTCAGCAGTGTGGCCATCGTCGAGGGGGGCGCGCCGATGACAGGTGTCGCGCCGCAGACCGCGTTGGCGGCAGTGCCCGACGATTCACAGGTGCTGATCGCGCTGTCCATTACCCCGCAAATAGCCGCGCTGGCTCAGGCCGCAGAGCAAGCCGCTTCAGTCTGCGCCGTGTGCGAAAAACTGGCGCAGGTGAACGCATGA